In Cicer arietinum cultivar CDC Frontier isolate Library 1 chromosome 7, Cicar.CDCFrontier_v2.0, whole genome shotgun sequence, the genomic window tatttaccgaggtgccacctcgTCAGTACGGTTtacaaaaatgtgcagtctatcacaTACCTACATGATGCGAAAATCCCCGCAAgaataagatgaaccaacaaatcacatggcatcatcttgtggcccatccggtcaccactatcaccatgcccccatcgcggtcaccatgtactatgaaatgcgtGAGCATACtttgactcttttcaccacaatcattaagtaaatgcagctattaaaagattcctcatttttaagactcatttaacactaacgatttttcaaacttatcacagaGTATACCCAAAACAGATTTtcttcaataaaattcataacgcaCATATTAACAGTTATGAATACACAATcatatcaaaacttaatcaccacaacaacattaatatatcaaagTTCTCCCCACTGCTAACTCGGTGCAAACGGTTTTAATTCCTTTTCAAGACTCaatgagctaactacataaacataaacataaacaaatagaattgaaaacaattatttataacaacaATCTAAGGGATTCAACAATTCTTGGGTTTAACTTATCATTAATCTCAAAGGAACATCCGATGTTAATTTAGTTCTTGATTTAGAATTTCACTTAAAAGCTTAAATGAAATTCATGTATTCGCTACTGGAAATGTATCTAGAAAAGGATTAATCGAGGCAAATGAATTAAGCATCCATTAAAATCAAGTTTagtcatgaaaaataaaattcaatcaaGCTAAACATAACATCAAGCAGCTTGAGTGCAACATTTTGTTTCAATCTCTTCtccataaaaaaatgaattgatgaagcCATTAACACATAAATTCAAGATTCCAATCAATTTAAGCAACTAAAACAGAATCAAGAatcaaaaggagaaaaaaaagagaagaaacataaatagagaaattaacataaatttcaacttcagtttaaactcatttatttgaaaataactcattacgtaactcaaacacatcaaaaatcaatttttttttaaccattactaacaaaatcaacaatattaatcacacatctaAAGTCCTTATATGtaaactaaaaatttgaaagGAGCTCTTACCTTAGTTATCGCTTTTACAACTGTTTCCGCTACCGAAATCAAATACGGTGAAAACTCTCGCTCGTGTCATCACCTCAAAAGCTAGCTCACCAGCACCGTAATATGGAaaggagcaactttcccttctgggAGGGAAATGTTTATGCTTCTCTGATTTAATTAGCCTTGCtttcatatatgtatatattactaacttactaaataatatatatatatatatatatatatatatattataattaaaccaatctaacaaatatctaaatactctTACACGCATTACTTTAGtcacatctcaaactattttgataaaaatatctactctcgtcgcaacttaattgacagataaaattttcagcaactagagatatttttaacaaaactgttcggtattaaattcttcgtaacgtaaataaatcaTTCTtccacaaataattttaaacggATCtcgaaatatatatatatatacacacacacacacacacacatatatattaaacatattacaaaCTCTAACAAAATTAGCTTTCGGTACTTAATTcccaaaatgaattaaaattgggCTAAATGCCTCAGCAATTCAACACACAGAAatactaaaattgcataaattagaatttaaaattaagggtcttacatatGTACATATCGGTCGATCTACATTGACCAAGAATctaaatggacttgaataaacctattgatgattaaaatgacataaaatatgaatccattgaaactaattaacttattagatgaactatATTGCCTatgaaacaaaatggactagaataaaactattaaacACCCAAACGACCTAAAATCAcaatccattgaaactaatgcacttattagacaaacttcattgactaagaaccaaaagggagtagaataaacctagtaaagtccaaaatgacctaaaattttaatccccGAGACTTATGTACTTATTGAACCAACTTCATTgcctaagaaaaaaaatagattaaaataaatcgagtaaaaacaaaaatggcctaaaatTATAATCTATTGAGATTTATGCACTTGTTGGACAAACTTCATATGActtagaactaaaatggactagaataaaactagtaaagaaaaaaaaatgatctaaaatcttaatccattaagacttatgcacttattagtCGAACTTCATtgactaaaaactaaaatgaactaTAATAAACCAtgtaaagacgaaaatgaccgaaattcttaattcattgagacttaTACACTTATTGGAGGAACTACAACTGCGaagaaccaaaatagattaTACTAAACCTGTTAAAgacaaaaaatgaattaaaattttaaatcaatgaaactaatgcacttattagataaattatattgaatatGCACCAAATCATACTAGAATAACccaagtaaagaccaaaatggtcgaaaatcataatcttttgagtcttatgcacttattggacgaactacgaTTGTGAATAACCAAAATAGATTATAATacacctattaaagaccaaaataaactaaaaatttcaattaatgaaacaaatgcatttattagacaaactacattgactaagaaccaaaatgaacttcAATAAATttagaccaaaatgacctaaaatcataatccattgagacttatgcacttattgaacAAACTTCATTGACTAGAAAccaaatggactaaaataaacatatttaatgccaaaatgaccaaaaatctGAATACATTGAGAGTTAAGCCCTTATTAGACAGACTTCATAggctaagaacaaaaatggattagaatatacatagtaaacaccaaaatggcgtaaaatcttaatccattaagacttatgCACATATTGgaaaaactacattgactaaaaacCTAAATGGATATGAATAAACCTattcaataccaaaatgacaaaaaaatataataggattgaaacaaatgcacttattagacgaactataTTGCCTAagaaaaaaatggactagaataaaacaattaaacacactaatgacaaaatcttaatccattgaaaccaATCCAATTTTAGATAAactatgtaacaccccaaattttataataaactatttttttaattaaataagattttaaataattaatttgatattaacattattttataatatatgttgttaaattttggaattaattttcgttatataagtgctttctatgatgttctagttttataaatattaaattaaatgagggatataactaataaatattatattttattatttgatatatttaaaaaaaatagtattttagtgtaatattttagagaaaaatattttatgcaattttacgTGTACATATGCGTACccaaataatgtaatatttttctatgcgcttgactgatgttaaaTATAcagatagttatatttcaattatttataaaattttctatttttagttattttattataaataattatcttagaatagtagtgatattgtgtttgatttcctttatttttatatacttgttatgacgttatgattttataaatatatttattatgatttagtaattaccaaaaattattattgttgttatatttatttattttttaattttgactattctccAATGATAGTATTATTacaatgtgagtattttgaaaaataagtattgtGATAGTGATTATTTGGAATAcgagagttttgattattaatgtattttaaagattagttactttaattactttattttataaaatattagctTTGAAGTATTAGTAATagtttagtaattaaattgtgttaaaaaaaagtgttaaaaataATAGGTTTggtaattgtttgttttatttaaataaataattaaataaatatataaataaagaagtaaaatttgtgtttatgaGTTAGAGTCCTGTGCAATATTAAaacctaattaaataatataaaccaaaaaaaaaattgaaaagggCACGAAAGAAAATATGAGAATGACTGAAAGAGAGCCGCAAGATAGAATTGCAGCGACATCGGCGGTCCATAACtgtttcaaaatattttctccGTTTTGATCCAAATTTCGGTATGTTGTTTCACttatttagttagtcaattaaacacaattttccagatttttaacaaccccaatttctctatAAAATACCCAACTTCTCTGTTTGTGGAATTCCTTATTTTGtatcgttcttcttcaccgtaagtccgattctagtgaaaccaacgccaaaacgattgtgtgaaaagtggctatattatccactgattgatTTTCTGTATTATGGTGATTTTCCTTGACCAAAtttcgaaatttattttttagagtattttctcataatttatttttgacgtttacccataaactgtcgagttagatcgactaaagaacaaaaagtcaaagaacaaagactgCTTGTTTGTGGAATCGTACTCGTTTGTGAAAGTGTCGAAATAagataaggggtgagagagcgtttgaattaatgaatataatatattgtgagatgaacgagaaaatcgtatttttcaacgattcatccggggctcgctacttacggcaatagccctttgagtgatatattaattaatgtgcacaatggaaattgtgagattaaaatgtggaatagaaatacttataaggtgttgaatgattcgttaaatgtgtgatatttaatattattgtgatatttgatctaatttcgttaaatgtatgacatttgatattattgtgatatttgatttaatttcgttaaatgtgtgacatttgatattattatgatatttgatttattttcgctaaatgtgtgatatttgaaattattgtgatattgggtatcaaatgaattttatttatatgtttaattagatatgtttaggtgatgtgataataaaaggtggatgtattttgataagtttatgtgattatgatggtgtataattaataataatgatattataaatttcggataagtctatgtgatgatgtatgattgatgagagtgatgttataagattgtgatgagtttatatgatgacgtgtgattaatgatagtgatgttataaattgtgatgagaatattgaagtaaccccatagttgatgaaataattgtgattcccaTTTGtatttgagatgacggtcttaatggagtatcataggccaacgaggggagaaaataaatattgagaatttgtgaagtatagattattttgtcatcatataggtagggcctgacaagcctagtgattctggggaagtacaacgaAATGAGTCTGATCATGGCGGtctgttgttgagccttaaggcaagattgttagaccttggaggtattcgggtggagaattcataggtgacttggaggtagcactccaaatgtcgggagccaccatgcaacacacgtttaactcgattgtcgcgtatatgtgtctcgggttgaatTGAggagatctatgaggacagggccaatttgaattgttcgtccaccaggatggtggcatagtatcaagcctcctaaccaagcaCTTCAGAGTTaaaatggtaccacattgtgaagtagagtctaatttcatgcatatcattgcattttcttgtgattgttttattatgattaatGTGTATCGCATGTGattataatttctcttagacaatttgatgttatagtgaaaggTATTGGTTTTCCTCGAGATATTTTGACtctttaatgtgatatttttcttgagcAATGTTTCTGTAAtaatacggttctattatgatatTTTCTGCGTGTTCTtgttacttgtattatactatcaatgtgatttcaaaactcacctcctttgttgtttgtgtttgactggcttgaccATGCGCTTGCGGAATCGCtattgttacaggttaatgaatcttgaagttcaagtttgggaggaatcccgctctgataggtgataccaagAATAAgtgttttaatttgtattttacttatttaatttgaaacaaatttttgtatgaaaactttAGAaatactagtaagtttttagaatcaAATCAAGTAATTATGCTTAAatcaagcatattgagattgaactattttaatggagaaaataagtttaaagtgtttcttttgaattttgaaaaacgTGATAttctaagttaaaaataaaagtttttattttcttggaaacatatttttatttatccgctgtaaattttatagaaatagcatataaattattatatatattactttggggtttagggtttcacaaactacattgactaagaactaaaatggactagaataaacctagtaaatgacaaaatgacctaaaattttaatccattgaaactaatgCACTTGTTAGACGAACTTGATTGATTAAGAACTAAAAAGGACTAAATTAAACccattaaagaccaaaatgatcaaatcttaatccattgagacatatgcacttattggacgaacttcATCGACTTAAAACCacaatggactagaataaacctattaaaggcCTAAATGATCAAAAAATCATaatgcattgagacttatgcatttATTAAACAAACTTCATTGGCTAATAacaagtaaatataaaaatgaccGAAAATCTTAATCGAATGATATTTATGCACATATTGGATGAACTAGATTGACTAAGAacctaaatgaactagaataaacctattaaaaaccaaaatgattaATATCTTAATTCATTGAATCTAATGTAgttattagacaaactacattgactaagaacaaaaatggactagagtaaacctaGCAAATAATAAAACGATCAAATCTTAATCCATGGAGACTTATGCATATATTGGatactacattgactaagaatctAAACAGACTtaaataaacctattaaagaccaaaatgacataaaatatgaTAGCATTGAAAGTAATGCACCTATTGGAATAACTATACTGCATAAGAAAAAAATGGACTAGGATAAAACtattaaacaacaaaatgacctaaaatcgtAATCCATCGAAACTAACGCAATAGTAGAcaaactacattggctaagaaccaaaatggaaaagaataaacctattaaaaaccaaaatgacataaaatcaaaatccattgaaactaatgCATTTATTTGACAAACTACCTTGTCTAAGAGctaaaatgaactagaataaacctagtaatgactaaaatgaccaaaaatcttAATTCCTTTAgagttatgcacttattggacgaactacattgccttagaaccaaaataaattagaatgaacctagtaaataccaaaatgaactaaaatattaatccattgagacttatgctcCTATTGGACGAACTCCATTgcctaagaatcaaaatggactagaataaatctattaaaaaccaaaataacctaaactCTTAATGCATtgaaactaatgcacttattagactaACTTTGTtgactaagaactaaaatggattagaataaacctattaaagaccaaaatggcGTAATATAGTAATCCGTGAGACTTATGTagttattggacgaactacattgtctaagaacaaaaatggactggaataatcctattaaaaacccaaatgacttaaaattttaatccattgagactcatgcacttattggacgaacttcattgattaagaaccaaaaagaCCTAAAATCTTAGTATATtgaaactaatgcacttattagacgaactatattgcctaagaaccaaaattgactagaataaaactattaaacaccaaaatgacctaaaaacaaaatccattgaaactaatgcacgtattagacaaactacattgactaagaaccaaattggggtagaataaacctagtaaagaccaaaataataaaatcttaatccattgagacttatgacCTTACCGAACAAACTTATttgcctaagaaccaaaatggattagaataaacctagtaaagaccaaaatgacctaaaatcttaatctattgagacttatgcacttgttGGACGAACTTCGTTGACTGAAAACAAAAGGGACTATAATAAACTTTGTAAAGAAGAAAATTATCGAAAATCTTAATCTAttaagacttatgcacttattggggGAACTACAATTGCGAGGAACCGTAATAGATTataataaacctattaaagaccaaaataaattaaaatcttaaatCAATGAAACTAATGgacttattagacaaactacatgACTAAGTAACAAATATGATTACAATAAACCAAGTAAAtacctaaatgacctaaattcaTAATCCATTAGGTCTTATGCATTTATTAAATGAACTACATTGCCGAAGATAAAAATtttattagaataaacctattaaagaccaaaatgacctgaaatcttaatccattgagacttatgcacttatttgacgAATTTCATTGGCTAAAAACCAAAACATATTAGAATAAATCTAGTATagaccaaaatgacaaaaaaaaaaatcttaattcattgagTCTTATGCACACTATTTGTCTTTGATTTTAttcttttgtaaaatattttttaaataaaaatgataataatttaaattgatttgaTTGGTGTGGAGACATGTGTAATGGTGATTGTTGGACAAAAAATTACTGTTTTCTTCATAGTGCATAATGTTATAGAGAAGAACATAAAGTGGTAGCAAGGAGAAAAAAATGGGACACATATTATGGTCTATAATTGTTCTCtctattttcaatttcaaatatttagtATAATCGTTCTCAATGGCCATAATATTTAGTAATAGACATTCACAGAACAatggatttaaatttttttttatatagttatgGATTATATTGGGATATTTGTATTCATAGGAATCAAAATGAGAGTGTTCTACAAAGTAAGAGATTATTTTGACTGTCAACGTTCCATTTAAGGGACACATTATCAACATTAACATAGTTTAGCGATAGTCATTTATGGAGGGAAGAATTTGAAAAACATTTTACAAAGtcaaagaccaaatgaaatattttcaaTCTCAAAAACTAAATCGATAGCCCCATACAAGGGGTTGTTTTGATAGTTTACTCAATATAATTAAGACCAAAAATGTACTTTTAgtcttttaagtttattttagttctCGCTTAATTCCTTTAAGTTATATTCAAATTGTAccattaatttttaagttatattaaatCATATAAACAATCctttaagtttgaatttttttcttgaatcaCTATCATGAAATGTTAAGATCTAATCAAAACATCGAAATAAGTTGACTgtccaaaatatttttcaagaaaaaagagTTAATGACATTAATTATGTGGACATGTCTTTATTACCATATTTTTAGGACTATGCATGTATCTAAATGAttgtagagaaaaaaaatgaaaactatttataagatttgataatatttaaaaaaaatttaatacgaGTTACAAAATTTAGTAGAgtttttaatgtttaaaaaattttaattgcataaattattcttaaaaataagattaaaaaaaaactaatagtaCAGATATAATATAACTTAATTgatcaaattaaacaaaaaaaaaagattaaaaagacTTAAGACATAGTTTTAAAGAACTATAGGCTTAGTTTTGTCGGTCGTCAATTTTAAGGACAACTTTTTGGCAAGGCAATGTACCTCCGCTTAATCGCTTATGAAAGTGAAAGAGTCAGGACATGGAGTTTTGCACAAAATACAAAGATTGGAGACATCAAGTGTGACTGAAAATCCATCGCCGTGGAATTGAAGTATAGTGATGAGAAGAATCCCGTTTCTGCTACTGAAACAACGACCTTCACTTTCaaccatttcaaaaatctcCCTTTCCTTTCCCCTTCCTCAGCCCCTCCAAACACAATCCCCACCTTCACATTCATTCCTTCGCTCCTTCAAATCCCTACCTCTCCCTCCCCCAGAACTCGTCGAACCCTATTGCGACCTCTCCGACGTCGTTTCCTCAAAACAAAACCTCCAACCTTCCCCATGGTTCACTCAAATCCTCAACCTCCTCGACAATTCCCCAACAATGGAATTAAATCTCAACTCCTTCTGCCAACAATTCCTCATCACACTCTCTCCTTCCTTCGTCGCTCACACTCTCCGCTCCCTCAACAACCATCACACCGCCCTCCGTTTCTTCAATTGGGCTTCCAACCAAAACAACTATTCTCATTCCCTCGATTGCTACGTTTCCCTCATTAACCTCCTCCTCTCTCCCTCCGCTACTACCACCACCACAACCGCAGCCGCTTTAAATATATTCGCCGAATTACGACATAACCGCCTCCCGCTTACTCCCCCGGCTGCCAACTCCCTAATCAAAAGCTTCGGTAACGCCGGCTTAGTCGAAGAGCTTTTATCAGTTTGGCGTGGAATGAACGAACAAAACATCCAACCCACTCTGTTCACTTATAATTCGCTTCTTAACGGACTCGTTGGTTCCTCTCTTGTCGAATCAGCAGAGCGTGTTTTCGACGCCATGAAAGAAGGAAGAACAAAGCCTGATGTTGTAACCTACAATACTTTGATTAAAGGTTATTGTAAAGTGGGGAAAACGCGCAAGGCGATTGAGATGGTTCGTGAAATGGAGGTAATTAATTTGGAGCCTGATGTTGTTACTTATTTGACAATAATGCAGGCTTGTTATGTTGAAGGTGATTTTGATTGTTGTTTGAGTCTTTACCATGAGATGGAGGATAAAGGATTAGAGGTTCCTTCTCATGGTTATAGTTTGGTGATTTGTGGACTTTGTAAAATGGGGAAGGTTTTGGAAGCTTATGCTTTGTTTGAGAATATGATTAGGAATGGTTGTAAGGGTAATAAAGCTGTTTACACTGCTCTGATTGATTGTTATGGGAAGAGTGGGAATTCTGATGGTGCTTTGAGGTTGcttgagaggatgaaaatggatGGGATTGAATCTGATGAGGTTACTTATGGTGCTATTGTTAATGGATTGTGTAAGAGTGGGAGAGTCGAGGAAGCTTTGTGTTATTTTCAGTTTTGTAATGAGAATGGTATTGTTGTTAATGCTGTGTTTTATTCGAGTTTGATAGATGGACTTGGTAAGGCAGGGAGGGTTGATGAAGCTGagaaggtgtttgatgaaatgtctgTGAAGGGATGTCCGCCAGATTCCTATTGCTATAATGCGCTCATAGATGGATTGTGTAAATGTGGGAGGATTGATGATGCTCTTGCATTGTTTAAGAGGATGGAGTGCGATGGTTGTGAGCAGACTGTGTATACATTTACTATATTCATTAGTGAGCTTTTCAGGGAGCGTAGGAATGAAGAGGCAATGAAGATGTGGGATTTGATGATTGACAAAGGGATAACGCCGAATGTAGCTTGTTTCAGGGCTCTTTCGATTGGATTGTGTCTTTCGGGTAAGGTTGCAAGGGCTTGTAAAGTGTTGGACGAGCTTGCACCTATGGGGGTTGTTCTTGAAATGGCTTATGAAGATATGATTGGAGCGCTGTGTAAAGCTGGACGAGTGAAGGAGGCTTGTAAATTGGCTGATGGAATTGTGGACAGGGGTAGAGAAATACCTGGGAAAGTTAGGACTGTGATGATTCATTCCTTGAGGAAAGCTGGGAATGCTGATTTGGCTATCAAATTGATGCATAGTAAGATTGGTATTGGGTATGAACGAATGAGGAGTGTTAAAAAGAGAGTCAAGTTTCAAACCCTTCTTGACAATTGATTCTATTATTTTTGGTAGATATATCATGTGGCACTTGAAAACTGGTAATGGCCAAAGCCAGTTATAGTTTGAATGTGTTGGAGATAGTTAACTTCAAGATGCAGTTATTACCCCAAATGTCGAATTATTTATATACTGGACAAGAATAGAAATAGTAATAATTCATAGGTGCTTATAATCAAACCATTGCTGCACTAGTCTGAATGATGTGATTCCAAATGTtgtacaattataaattattgttattattcataaaacaaaacatagTTTGTAGTGGTCTAATTGATTACGTACCATGTCTAATACACAGGAGTCATTAACCTGTTGGTATATTTGGACATGAATATGTAGGGGGAAAAATACCTCCATTTCGCGAACCATCAGGCTTCATATATATGTCTTTCTTACCAGTTCCTATGTGCTGTACGGGGGAATTTCCCGTATTGAATTTGAACGAAATGGCAGTTTTTTTA contains:
- the LOC101502830 gene encoding pentatricopeptide repeat-containing protein At1g03560, mitochondrial → MRRIPFLLLKQRPSLSTISKISLSFPLPQPLQTQSPPSHSFLRSFKSLPLPPPELVEPYCDLSDVVSSKQNLQPSPWFTQILNLLDNSPTMELNLNSFCQQFLITLSPSFVAHTLRSLNNHHTALRFFNWASNQNNYSHSLDCYVSLINLLLSPSATTTTTTAAALNIFAELRHNRLPLTPPAANSLIKSFGNAGLVEELLSVWRGMNEQNIQPTLFTYNSLLNGLVGSSLVESAERVFDAMKEGRTKPDVVTYNTLIKGYCKVGKTRKAIEMVREMEVINLEPDVVTYLTIMQACYVEGDFDCCLSLYHEMEDKGLEVPSHGYSLVICGLCKMGKVLEAYALFENMIRNGCKGNKAVYTALIDCYGKSGNSDGALRLLERMKMDGIESDEVTYGAIVNGLCKSGRVEEALCYFQFCNENGIVVNAVFYSSLIDGLGKAGRVDEAEKVFDEMSVKGCPPDSYCYNALIDGLCKCGRIDDALALFKRMECDGCEQTVYTFTIFISELFRERRNEEAMKMWDLMIDKGITPNVACFRALSIGLCLSGKVARACKVLDELAPMGVVLEMAYEDMIGALCKAGRVKEACKLADGIVDRGREIPGKVRTVMIHSLRKAGNADLAIKLMHSKIGIGYERMRSVKKRVKFQTLLDN